The following are from one region of the Dreissena polymorpha isolate Duluth1 chromosome 2, UMN_Dpol_1.0, whole genome shotgun sequence genome:
- the LOC127869241 gene encoding uncharacterized protein LOC127869241 — protein MNKLTILIAVVVCMAVCNARVLQEKKDLYDLHKGLVENGQYDLYEDISKLKYPSDCQRQKLRTYAENCGLIIENGRNHLKVRDPETGAIITDIPHKVKGNGTCRDIINILNGRCQNRYYDSYAAYDSYNGKEY, from the exons ATGAACAAACTAACAATTCTGATCGCTGTGGTCGTCTGCATGGCAGTCTGCAATGCCAGAG TTTTGCAGGAGAAGAAGGACCTTTATGACCTCCACAAAGGCCTCGTGGAGAATGGCCAATACGACCTATATGAAGACATTTCGAAGCTGAAGTACCCTAGCGACTGTCAAAGACAGAAACTGCGTACTTACGCCGAGAACTGTGGACTGATCATCGAGAATGGCAGGAATCACTTGAAAGTCAGG GACCCAGAGACTGGCGCGATTATCACGGATATCCCCCATAAGGTGAAGGGCAACGGCACCTGCCGAGACATCATCAACATTCTGAACGGTCGCTGTCAGAACAGGTACTACGACTCCTATGCTGCCTACGACTCTTACAACGGGAAGGAATATTAA